The Solibacillus sp. FSL R7-0682 genome includes a window with the following:
- a CDS encoding zinc-finger domain-containing protein produces the protein MNKVDVMKDIDQLTDTYCTDCLVIRDLRKTRGKQGAHRFCIESCTVGEQLQFLGNEMLKVTEK, from the coding sequence ATGAATAAAGTAGACGTGATGAAAGATATTGATCAATTAACGGATACGTACTGCACTGACTGTCTTGTCATTCGTGACCTACGGAAAACACGAGGAAAACAGGGTGCACATCGTTTTTGCATAGAATCATGTACTGTTGGAGAGCAGTTGCAGTTTTTAGGCAATGAAATGTTGAAAGTAACTGAAAAATAG
- a CDS encoding MFS transporter — protein sequence MEQDNRIFTKRFISLFLTNMAVFFVFYGLVTTLPLYAIGVLGRSDDESGLLVTVFLLSAIFMRPFSGKLLDLFGKKRLLVISLFFYLVCTVLYLFFKPFALLLALRFFQGIWFSIATTAAGSLAADIVPENRKGTGLGYFTMSTNLAVVLGPFIGLLVIQYANFNVLFIILAIIVSVGALLALFLQTGDLAQPINEKKSLKFTFDDLFERKALPLAILASLIAFAYASVLSFLSLYAEQQDLLSVASYFYAVFAASMISIRPFTGKIYDTFGAKFIIIPSFVLFAVGLSMLANAEGTLLFLLSAIFIGAGYGTLTTSFQSLCIQATSPKRSGYATATYFTLFDIGIALGSYILGMVAVSMSYQSVYYLSAVLIIFVLIVYLILLVRKNPNVNN from the coding sequence ATGGAGCAAGATAATCGAATTTTTACAAAGCGTTTTATAAGTTTATTTTTAACGAACATGGCTGTGTTTTTTGTTTTTTATGGTTTAGTAACGACTTTGCCGCTATATGCAATTGGTGTCTTAGGGCGATCGGATGATGAATCGGGATTACTCGTAACGGTATTTTTATTATCCGCTATTTTTATGCGCCCGTTTAGTGGGAAGCTACTCGATTTATTCGGAAAGAAACGTTTATTAGTTATTAGTTTGTTTTTTTATTTAGTTTGTACAGTGCTCTATTTATTCTTTAAACCGTTTGCTTTATTATTAGCATTACGCTTTTTCCAAGGGATTTGGTTTAGTATTGCAACGACTGCAGCAGGATCATTAGCTGCAGACATTGTACCTGAAAATCGGAAAGGTACTGGATTAGGTTATTTTACAATGTCGACAAATTTAGCTGTCGTACTTGGCCCATTTATTGGATTACTCGTTATTCAATATGCAAACTTTAATGTATTATTTATTATTTTAGCCATCATTGTATCAGTAGGGGCTCTCTTAGCTTTATTTCTTCAAACGGGGGATTTAGCACAGCCTATAAATGAAAAGAAAAGTTTAAAGTTTACTTTTGATGACTTATTTGAACGAAAGGCATTGCCTTTAGCGATATTGGCAAGCTTAATTGCCTTTGCCTATGCGAGTGTTTTATCATTTTTATCACTCTATGCAGAACAACAAGATTTACTGAGCGTAGCAAGTTATTTTTATGCGGTATTTGCCGCATCAATGATAAGCATTCGACCTTTTACAGGGAAAATTTATGACACATTTGGCGCGAAATTTATTATTATTCCGTCATTTGTTTTATTTGCAGTAGGCTTATCAATGTTAGCAAATGCAGAAGGGACGTTACTGTTTTTATTATCGGCTATATTCATAGGCGCAGGTTACGGAACGTTAACGACAAGCTTTCAATCCTTGTGCATTCAAGCTACATCACCAAAGAGAAGTGGCTATGCTACGGCAACATATTTCACGTTATTTGATATCGGTATTGCATTAGGTTCGTATATTTTAGGGATGGTGGCAGTTAGTATGAGCTATCAATCTGTTTATTATCTTTCAGCTGTATTAATTATTTTTGTTCTGATCGTTTATTTAATACTATTAGTCCGAAAAAATCCGAATGTAAATAATTAA
- a CDS encoding ribonuclease HI family protein has product MLEVYIDGASAGNPGPSGIGVFLKGEGHQIKISEPIGVCNNHQAEFIALVRGLEEAKKTGTSFVSMRSDSKIVVSSIEKRYVKNEEFKPYLEQALALIDEFDLYFIKWIADKDNKAADALAREAIKKN; this is encoded by the coding sequence ATGTTAGAAGTGTATATAGATGGTGCAAGTGCCGGTAACCCTGGACCTAGCGGTATCGGTGTATTTTTAAAAGGTGAAGGACACCAAATTAAAATTAGTGAACCAATCGGCGTATGTAACAATCACCAAGCTGAATTCATCGCACTTGTTCGTGGTTTAGAGGAAGCTAAAAAAACTGGGACAAGCTTTGTATCAATGCGTTCCGATTCAAAAATCGTAGTCAGCTCAATTGAAAAGCGCTACGTCAAAAATGAGGAATTCAAGCCTTATTTAGAGCAAGCACTTGCCCTCATAGATGAATTTGATTTATATTTCATCAAATGGATTGCTGATAAAGATAATAAAGCAGCGGATGCACTTGCACGTGAAGCGATTAAGAAAAACTAA
- a CDS encoding MarR family winged helix-turn-helix transcriptional regulator: protein MNPLFHMFFQQNRYLVNELNHVLKEHGLFNSQWTILFLLHQNGPMSLTSIWKYLKVEAPTVTRTVTRLETLGWIKRMQGNDKREKIIALTPFAIEKFPEIEASILSFEHEMTKNLNEDEQKLLVHLLGKMKG, encoded by the coding sequence CAGCAAAATCGATATTTAGTCAATGAATTAAATCATGTATTAAAAGAGCATGGATTATTTAACTCACAATGGACTATTCTATTTTTACTTCATCAAAATGGACCGATGTCTTTAACATCTATTTGGAAATATTTAAAGGTTGAAGCACCGACAGTTACGCGTACAGTTACGCGATTAGAAACTTTAGGGTGGATTAAACGCATGCAAGGAAATGACAAACGAGAAAAAATTATTGCGTTAACCCCATTCGCTATTGAAAAGTTCCCTGAGATTGAAGCATCTATATTATCGTTTGAGCATGAAATGACAAAAAATTTAAATGAAGACGAACAAAAGCTCCTCGTTCATTTATTGGGTAAAATGAAAGGTTGA